The following proteins come from a genomic window of Flavobacterium crocinum:
- a CDS encoding oligosaccharide flippase family protein: MGIVLNQSFKNTIITYIGFGIGAINTLYLYPVFLGATYYALTNYITSAANVIMPLFAIGMQNTLVKFYSQYKTEEEREQFLSFTALFPILMCIPLGLIGIFFYDDITDFVSKENPVVREFMLLIPFIGICMAYFEIFYAWARVHMHSVFGNFIKEVGLRLLSTLALIGLYFKWISLVEFVYVTAAIYFLAFLVTMFYAFYIKKPNFQITIPENVKSVMEYTFYIILSGSVANLLLDGDKLMLNQYMKIENIAYYSVATYIALVISVPSRAMHQIVYPITAKLMHENKHDELNQLYKKTSINLQIVGGFVMLCIFVNINQLYELVPKEYSGGISVVFMIGLSKYFDLILGNNNAIIFNTKYYRMVLYLGLMLVVLTVILNMIFIPIFGIFGSAFATLLSITLYSLAKLLFVVKKLHLYPFTKQTIYSMLLTFALFLVFYFWEFPFFQLISIALKSVLVTILYLYLNYKFKISPDINGVINSIFKKIGIKI, encoded by the coding sequence ATGGGTATTGTCTTAAATCAGTCTTTTAAAAACACTATAATTACATACATTGGTTTTGGTATCGGAGCCATAAATACATTATATCTTTACCCGGTTTTTCTTGGTGCAACGTATTACGCTTTAACAAATTATATTACTTCTGCTGCAAACGTAATTATGCCTTTGTTTGCAATTGGAATGCAGAATACATTAGTCAAATTTTATTCACAATATAAAACCGAAGAAGAAAGAGAGCAGTTCCTTTCTTTTACGGCCTTATTTCCAATTCTGATGTGTATTCCGTTAGGGCTGATCGGAATTTTTTTCTATGATGATATAACAGATTTTGTTTCCAAAGAAAATCCTGTCGTACGTGAATTTATGCTGTTAATTCCTTTTATCGGAATCTGTATGGCGTATTTTGAAATTTTTTATGCGTGGGCGAGAGTACACATGCATTCGGTTTTCGGAAATTTTATAAAAGAAGTGGGATTAAGATTGCTTTCGACTTTAGCTTTAATCGGTTTATATTTTAAATGGATTAGTTTAGTCGAGTTTGTGTATGTTACGGCAGCGATTTATTTTTTAGCTTTCTTAGTGACAATGTTTTATGCATTTTACATTAAGAAGCCAAATTTCCAGATTACAATACCGGAAAATGTAAAAAGCGTAATGGAGTATACTTTTTATATAATTCTTTCGGGAAGTGTTGCCAATTTGCTTTTAGATGGAGATAAATTGATGCTGAATCAATACATGAAGATTGAAAATATCGCTTATTATTCTGTAGCGACTTATATTGCTCTTGTAATTTCGGTGCCAAGCCGTGCTATGCATCAGATTGTGTATCCTATTACTGCTAAATTAATGCATGAAAACAAACATGACGAATTAAATCAGTTGTATAAAAAAACGTCTATTAATCTTCAAATTGTGGGCGGATTTGTGATGCTTTGCATTTTTGTAAACATTAATCAATTATACGAATTGGTTCCAAAAGAATACAGTGGTGGTATTTCTGTTGTATTTATGATCGGCCTTTCTAAATATTTTGATTTAATTTTAGGAAATAACAATGCCATTATCTTTAATACGAAATATTACAGAATGGTATTGTATTTAGGGTTAATGCTGGTTGTTTTAACTGTGATTTTAAATATGATTTTTATTCCGATTTTTGGAATATTTGGTTCTGCATTTGCAACGCTTTTATCAATTACTTTATACAGTTTGGCAAAACTGCTTTTTGTAGTAAAGAAACTTCATTTATATCCTTTTACAAAACAAACGATTTATTCAATGCTTTTGACTTTTGCATTGTTTTTAGTCTTTTATTTCTGGGAATTTCCATTTTTCCAATTGATAAGTATTGCTTTAAAATCGGTTTTGGTGACTATTTTGTATTTGTATCTGAATTATAAGTTTAAAATTTCACCGGATATTAATGGTGTTATTAATTCTATTTTTAAGAAAATAGGTATAAAAATTTAA
- a CDS encoding mechanosensitive ion channel family protein, whose translation MKIKVLRLLVFFPVLFSISLLGQTNKLKTADSTTVKIPLKGYPVSPFKDTLFYVYNNVGSFSAKERAEYISHKIKRLYNESFFEKDSIKIIPSEVSEDIVYKSDLIIMSVLDSDGNAEHQTKSFIAQRNLKMIRSAVIYQNENYSQLPKRFGYTALLILIIGLILFLVGKVFNFIKKYIVKNKARYFKGVNYNNIKILSPERQQILFLRFFGFVKIATLILIVYLSLPVLFSIFPATKEYTTTLLRWILTPAKSAFMGFVGFLPSLFTIIVIVIIFKYSLKIIKFFFDEIKSENIKIDGFYSDWALPTFNIIRLLMYAFMLVIIFPYLPGSDSPIFKGVSVFVGVLFSLGSSNAIANMVAGLVITYMRPFKIGDYIKIGEVSGEVIEKTALVTRIRTPKFEDITIPNSTVLSSTSTNYSANTKHSTDGLLIHTTVTIGYDVPWKDIYSALIEAALNTEMIEKEPKPFVLQTSLDDFYVSYQINVYTKEPTKQPRIYSSLHQNIQDSFNAAGIEIMSPHYNALRDGNTTTIPPDYLKEDYEAPTFNLKNKS comes from the coding sequence ATGAAAATAAAAGTACTTAGGTTATTAGTTTTTTTTCCTGTTTTATTCTCAATTTCTTTATTGGGTCAAACCAATAAGTTGAAAACGGCAGATAGTACCACTGTAAAAATACCTCTCAAAGGTTATCCGGTAAGTCCTTTTAAAGACACATTATTTTATGTATATAACAATGTAGGGTCGTTTTCTGCAAAAGAACGTGCTGAATATATTTCCCATAAAATAAAAAGACTTTACAATGAATCTTTTTTTGAGAAAGATTCCATCAAAATTATTCCCTCTGAAGTTTCGGAAGATATTGTATATAAGAGTGATTTGATAATTATGTCGGTTTTGGATTCAGATGGAAATGCAGAACATCAAACAAAATCTTTTATTGCACAACGTAATTTAAAAATGATTAGAAGTGCCGTAATTTATCAAAATGAAAACTACTCTCAGCTTCCTAAACGTTTTGGCTACACAGCATTGTTAATTCTTATTATTGGACTAATATTATTTCTGGTAGGTAAAGTTTTCAATTTCATTAAGAAGTACATTGTAAAAAATAAAGCAAGATATTTTAAGGGAGTTAATTATAATAATATTAAGATATTATCTCCGGAAAGACAGCAAATTTTATTTTTAAGGTTTTTTGGTTTTGTCAAAATTGCGACACTTATCCTTATTGTTTATTTATCACTTCCGGTTTTATTCAGCATCTTTCCGGCTACAAAAGAATATACTACAACATTGCTCAGATGGATTTTGACTCCGGCAAAATCAGCTTTTATGGGATTTGTTGGTTTTCTGCCCAGTTTGTTTACGATAATTGTAATTGTAATAATTTTTAAATATTCTTTAAAAATCATAAAATTTTTCTTTGATGAAATAAAATCGGAAAATATAAAAATAGATGGATTTTACAGCGATTGGGCACTTCCGACATTTAATATTATAAGATTGTTAATGTACGCTTTTATGCTGGTAATTATTTTTCCGTATCTGCCAGGTTCAGATTCTCCCATATTTAAAGGAGTTTCTGTATTTGTGGGAGTATTATTTTCGCTGGGTTCTTCCAATGCAATTGCTAATATGGTGGCGGGATTGGTAATAACTTATATGCGTCCTTTTAAGATTGGTGATTATATTAAAATTGGAGAGGTAAGCGGAGAGGTTATAGAAAAAACGGCTTTGGTTACCCGAATAAGAACTCCTAAATTTGAAGATATCACTATTCCAAATTCGACGGTTTTATCCAGTACATCGACAAATTATTCAGCAAATACAAAACATTCTACAGATGGTTTGCTGATTCACACTACAGTAACAATTGGTTATGATGTTCCGTGGAAAGATATTTACTCCGCCTTAATAGAAGCTGCTTTAAATACCGAAATGATAGAAAAAGAACCTAAACCATTTGTTTTACAAACCAGTTTAGATGATTTTTATGTTTCTTATCAGATTAACGTTTATACTAAAGAACCAACTAAACAACCCAGAATTTATTCTTCTCTTCATCAAAACATTCAAGATTCATTTAATGCAGCAGGAATCGAAATTATGTCGCCACATTATAATGCTTTAAGAGATGGAAATACAACAACAATTCCGCCGGATTACTTAAAGGAAGATTATGAAGCTCCCACTTTTAATTTGAAGAACAAAAGTTAA